A section of the Drosophila sechellia strain sech25 chromosome 3L, ASM438219v1, whole genome shotgun sequence genome encodes:
- the LOC6605641 gene encoding formin-like protein isoform X1: MGAVKSRTITSADVDADEQLQHHNPHAHHHSMRNGHQHNGSISSGTLQKQDLRYDIGCSSQYQHVRQPSLRSRSQQPMPTTDELDRRFAKVLASMDLPPDKAKLLRNYDDEKKWDMICDQEMVQAKDPPSHYLSKLRTYLDPKASRSHRLYLFYFLCQKRKMVGESTSTQVLRDLEISLRTNHIEWVKEFLDDTNQGLDALVDYLSFRLQMMRHEQRLQGVLCASEERLNLTNGGDGGEIVMGNSSSVSPGGGGGLLSHGNSTVHGLANGTLDSRQQHTMSYGFLRPTIADALDSPSLKRRSRHIAKLNMGAATDDIHVSIMCLRAIMNNKYGFNMVIQHREAINCIALSLIHKSLRTKALVLELLAAICLVKGGHEIILGSFDNFKDVCQEKRRFQTLMEYFMNFEAFNIDFMVACMQFMNIVVHSVEDMNYRVHLQYEFTALGLDKYLERIRLTESEELKVQISAYLDNVFDVAALMEDSETKTSALERVQELEDQLEREIDRNSEFLYKYAELESESLTLKTEREQLAMTRQKLEEELTVMQRMLQHNEQELKKRDTLLHTKNMELQTLSRSLPRSASSGDGSLANGGLMAGSTSVAASLTLPPPPTPIPASPTASSAAPPPPPPPAPPAPPPPPMMPGFSPLGSPSGSLASTAPSPPHAPPMLSSFQPPPPPVAGFMPAPDGAMTIKRKVPTKYKLPTLNWIALKPNQVRGTIFNELDDEKIFKQIDFNEFEERFKIGIGGALRNGSNGTEVDGSLQSSKRFKRPDNVSLLEHTRLRNIAISRRKLGMPIDDVIAAIHSLDLKKLSLENVELLQKMVPTDAEVKSYKEYIIERKDQQLLTEEDKFMLQLSRVERISSKLAIMNYMGNFVDSVHLISPQVQSIAGASNSLKQSRKFKAVLEIVLAFGNYLNSNKRGPAYGFKLQSLDTLIDTKSTDKRSSLLHYIVATIRAKFPELLNFESELYGTDKAASVALENVVADVQELEKGMDLVRKEAELRVKGAQTHILRDFLNNSEDKLKKIKSDLRHAQEAFKECVEYFGDSSRNADAAAFFALIVRFTRAFKQHDQENEQRLRLEKAAALAASKKENDQVLMRNKVNQKKQQEAVINELKSKANSVREKKLLQQDEVYNGALEDILLGLKSEPYRRADAVRRSQRRRIDNNRLSRTLEEMDC, encoded by the exons GCTTCGATGGACTTGCCACCGGATAAAGCAAAGTTGCTGCGGAACTACGATGACGAGAAGAAGTGGGACATGATATGCGATCAA gaAATGGTGCAGGCAAAGGATCCGCCCTCACATTACTTGAGTAAACTGCGCACATATCTGGACCCAAAGGCATCAAGGAGTCATCGG CTTTATCTCTTCTACTTTCTTTGTCAGAAACGGAAAATGGTCGGCGAGTCCACGTCCACCCAGGTGCTCCGCGATCTGGAGATCTCGCTGCGCACGAACCACATCGAGTGGGTGAAGGAGTTCCTGGATGACACGAACCAGGGTCTGGACGCCCTGGTCGACTATCTCAGCTTCCGACTGCAGATGATGCGGCACGAGCAGCGCCTTCAGGGTGTCTTGTGTGCCTCGGAGGAGCGTCTGAATCTCACGAACGGCGGCGATGGCGGCGAGATAGTGATGGGAAACAGTAGTTCTGTTAGTCCCGGTGGAGGTGGTGGTTTACTATCCCATGGAAACAGTACGGTACACGGTCTGGCCAATGGCACACTGGACTCGAGGCAGCAGCACACAATGTCCTATGGATTCCTACGACCTACCATTGCCGATGCTCTGGATAGTCCTAGCTTGAAGCGAAGGTCACGACATATTGCCAAATTAAACATGGGTGCCGCCACGGACGACATCCACGTGTCCATTATGTGCTTGCGAGCCATCATGAACAACAAATATGGGTTCAACATGGTCATCCAGCATCGCGAGGCCATCAACTGCATTGCCTTGAGTCTTATCCACAAATCGCTGAGGACGAAAGCCCTGGTCCTGGAGCTGCTGGCAGCCATCTGTCTGGTAAAGGGCGGACACGAGATCATTTTGGGTTCGTTCGATAACTTCAAGGATGTGTGCCAGGAGAAGCGACGCTTCCAAACGCTCATGGAGTACTTTATGAACTTCGAGGCCTTTAACATAGATTTTATGGTTGCCTGCATGCAGTTCATGAACATCGTTGTCCACTCGGTGGAGGACATGAACTACAGGGTCCACTTGCAGTACGAGTTTACGGCCCTGGGCTTGGATAAGTATCTGGAGCGAATTCGACTGACAGAATCGGAGGAGCTGAAGGTGCAGATATCAGCCTATTTGGACAACGTCTTCGATGTGGCTGCCTTGATGGAGGATTCCGAGACCAAAACTTCAGCTTTGGAACGAGTCCAGGAGCTTGAGGATCAACTTGAGCGAGAAATAGATCGTAACTCAGAGTTCCTCTATAAGTATGCGGAATTAGAGTCCGAGAGTCTAACGCTGAAGACGGAACGCGAGCAGCTGGCTATGACTCGGCAGAAGCTGGAAGAGGAACTTACAGTGATGCAGCGGATGCTGCAGCACAACGAGCAGGAACTGAAGAAGCGGGACACACTGCTGCACACAAAGAACATGGAGCTGCAGACGCTTTCGCGTTCCCTGCCACGATCCGCGTCCAGCGGCGATGGTTCTCTGGCGAATGGTGGCCTCATGGCTGGTTCCACTTCGGTGGCAGCCTCTCTAACATTGCCACCACCTCCGACGCCAATACCCGCCTCGCCTACTGCAAGTTCAGCTGCTCCTCCACCACCTCCGCCGCCAGCACCACCGgctccaccaccaccgccaatGATGCCGGGCTTCAGTCCGCTGGGCAGTCCGAGCGGCAGCCTAGCCTCGACAGCGCCATCGCCGCCACATGCCCCGCCCATGCTAAGCTCCTTCCAACCACCACCGCCTCCAGTAGCCGGCTTTATGCCCGCTCCCGATGGCGCCATGACCATCAAACGCAAGGTGCCCACTAAATACAAGTTGCCCACCTTGAACTGGATAGCACTAAAGCCTAATCAG GTACGTGGTACAATATTCAACGAGCTGGATGACGAAAAGATCTTTAAGCAAATCGACTTCAATGAGTTTGAGGAGCGATTTAAGATCGGCATTGGCGGCGCTTTGCGCAATGGTAGCAACGGAACCGAGGTTGATGGGTCGCTGCAGTCCAGCAAACGCTTCAAGAGGCCCGACAATgtctcgctgctggagcacaCGAGGTTAAGAAACATTG CAATCTCCCGTCGCAAGCTGGGTATGCCCATTGACGATGTCATCGCCGCCATCCATAGTCTGGACCTGAAGAAACTTTCCCTGGAGAACGTCGAGCTGCTGCAAAAAATGGTGCCCACGGATGCCGAGGTCAAATCCTACAAGGAATACATCATCGAACGCAAGGACCAGCAGCTACTCACCGAAGAAGACAAGTTTATGCTGCAGTTGTCGCGTGTGGAGCGTATCTCATCCAAGCTAGCCATTATGAACTACATGGGCAATTTTGTCGACAGCGTTCATCTCATTAGTCcg CAAGTGCAATCGATAGCAGGAGCATCGAATTCCTTAAAACAATCTCGAAAATTCAAGGCGGTTTTGGAAATTGTCCTGGCTTTCGGCAACTATCTCAACAGCAACAAACGGGGACCAGCTTATGGCTTTAAGCTGCAATCGCTGGACACGCTGATCGATACAAAATCCACAGACAAGCGATCGTCGCTGCTTCACTATATTGTGGCCACCATACGGGCCAAGTTCCCGGAGCTGCTGAACTTCGAGAGCGAGCTGTATGGAACAGACAAGGCTGCATCGGTGGCACTAGAGAATGTGGTGGCCGATGTTCAGGAGCTGGAAAAGGGCATGGATCTGGTGCGCAaggaggccgagctgcgagtGAAGGGTGCCCAAACGCATATCCTGCGGGACTTCCTGAACAACAGCGAGGACAAGCTGAAGAAGATCAAGAGCGATCTGCGGCATGCACAGGAAGCGTTCAAGGAGTGCGTTGAGTACTTTGGCGACTCCTCGCGGAATGCAGATGCGGCTGCATTTTTTGCGTTGATCGTACGCTTCACAAGAGCGTTTAAG CAACACGATCAGGAGAACGAGCAGCGTCTTCGCCTGGAAAAGGCCGCTGCGCTGGCCGCTTCTAAGAAAGAGAACGATCAGGTGCTGATGCGCAACAAGGTGAACCAGAAGAAGCAACAG GAAGCTGTCATAAACGAGCTGAAGAGCAAGGCGAACTCGGTGCGCGAGAAAAAGCTACTGCAGCAGGACGAGGTGTACAACGGAGCCCTGGAGGACATCCTGCTTGGCCTGAAGAGCGAGCCGTACCGGCGGGCGGATGCTGTGCGGCGATCGCAGCGCCGGAGGATCGACAATAATCGTTTGTCGCGCACCCTGGAGGAAATGGATTGTTAG